In the genome of Lentimicrobium sp. L6, one region contains:
- a CDS encoding RHS repeat domain-containing protein produces the protein MTTQMLTNYKNTIDWDNSPSLDANHSYNQAFVYDAMLCETALQNGVLSRIKSRQRGSSGNRPMQITKPDATVESYTYNKAGLLETVHAQVKGTTSVLAVTNINYNEKGQRTEIYYGNGSKTKYEYDKETFRLNRLLTTRNTGIDILQDINYTYDPVGNITQITDNAQQTHYYNNSVIAPTGAYTYDALYRLKTATGRELTSLQMPSNTDLVDNIALPNTASNAMQNFTQQYEYDELGNMMEMKSNGNWTRDYYYDFANNTNRLLVHTENVTEYTYDAHGNMLSMPHLASMLWDYKDELKEVDLGGGGTAYYVYDVGGERVRKVIEKTGGIVEERVYLGGFEVYRKSVAGTLDFERETLHVSDDQKKIVSIETKTMENATSIQNSAPSIRYQYDNHLGSAALELDDTAAIISYEEYHPFGTTSYRSGRTETEVSLKRYKYVGKLQP, from the coding sequence TTGACCACGCAGATGCTAACCAATTATAAAAATACCATAGACTGGGACAATTCTCCATCTCTCGATGCGAACCACTCCTATAATCAGGCTTTTGTTTACGACGCTATGTTATGTGAGACTGCACTACAGAATGGAGTGCTTAGTCGAATCAAATCCCGACAACGAGGTTCGTCGGGGAACCGTCCTATGCAAATAACTAAGCCAGATGCTACTGTGGAATCCTATACTTATAATAAAGCAGGTTTATTGGAGACAGTACATGCCCAAGTAAAAGGCACAACTAGTGTTCTTGCGGTAACCAATATCAATTATAACGAAAAAGGCCAAAGAACCGAGATTTATTATGGCAATGGCAGTAAAACCAAGTATGAGTACGACAAGGAGACATTCAGGTTAAATAGGTTATTAACAACTCGTAATACTGGAATAGATATCTTACAAGATATTAATTATACCTACGACCCTGTGGGTAATATCACTCAAATTACAGATAATGCCCAGCAAACGCATTATTATAATAATTCTGTTATTGCACCAACAGGAGCATATACTTACGATGCACTATATAGGTTAAAAACGGCTACAGGAAGAGAGCTAACAAGTTTGCAAATGCCCTCAAACACAGATCTTGTAGATAATATTGCTTTACCCAACACTGCTAGTAATGCCATGCAAAACTTTACACAGCAATACGAGTATGATGAGTTGGGCAATATGATGGAAATGAAATCCAATGGAAACTGGACTCGTGATTATTATTATGATTTTGCCAATAATACGAATCGACTATTAGTACATACAGAAAATGTAACCGAATATACCTACGATGCACATGGTAATATGCTTTCTATGCCACATCTTGCTTCCATGCTCTGGGATTACAAAGACGAGCTTAAAGAAGTAGACCTAGGAGGTGGTGGAACTGCATACTATGTCTACGATGTCGGAGGCGAAAGAGTAAGAAAGGTAATTGAGAAAACTGGTGGAATCGTAGAAGAACGAGTCTATTTAGGAGGTTTCGAAGTTTATCGTAAATCGGTAGCAGGTACCTTAGATTTTGAAAGAGAAACTTTGCATGTTTCTGATGACCAGAAAAAGATAGTTTCCATAGAAACTAAAACGATGGAGAATGCAACCAGTATCCAGAACTCAGCACCTAGCATCCGCTACCAATATGATAATCATTTAGGCTCTGCAGCTCTTGAACTT